The Plasmodium brasilianum strain Bolivian I chromosome 14, whole genome shotgun sequence genome contains a region encoding:
- a CDS encoding rRNA-processing protein encodes MKKKILFQSKRYTKNKNYLRKKRKYYNDQKFLRKYKKKIQPNETKTELVNSDPIKNFFFTPSAVEHKQEKVKEEQKEKEMEEPHELLEEQIAESQNKTRSYGSGNKKTEWAYNNKEIILLGQQKHNMKQKTKKKSAYIKELNITEMKKKEKELSVKEKEAAILKSEKERTQKKLMRFQKFIKLNQKTSRGQPEQTDEEEEEEEVEVEEEEEEVEEEEEEE; translated from the exons atgaagaagaaaattttattccaAAGTAAAAGGTACACGAAGAACAAAAACTAcctaaggaaaaaaagaaaatattacaatGACCAGAAGTTTCTgcgtaaatataaaaagaagatacAACCAAATGAGACTAAAACGGAATTGGTTAATAGCGACCCGATTAAAAACTTTTTCTTTACACCTAGTGCGGTAGAACACAAACAGGAAAAGGTAAAAGAGGaacaaaaggaaaaggaaatgGAAGAACCTCATGAGTTGCTGGAGGAACAAATAGCAGAGAgccaaaataaaacaagatCATATGGCAGTGGTAACAAAAAAACAGAATGGGCATATAACAATAAGGAAATTATCCTACTTGGACAACAGAAACATAAcatgaaacaaaaaacaaagaaaaaatctGCATATATTAAGGAACTTAACATTActgaaatgaaaaagaaagaaaaagaattatctgtaaaagagaaagaagCTGCTATTTTGAAAAGTGAAAAAGAAcgaacacaaaaaaaattaatgagaTTTCAAAAGTTTATAAAACTGAACCAAAAAACAAGCAGGGGTCAACCg GAACAGACGGATGAGGAGGAAGAGGAGGAagaagtagaagtagaagaagaggaagaagaagtagaagaagaggaagaggaagaataa